From Caldicellulosiruptor hydrothermalis 108, a single genomic window includes:
- a CDS encoding Rpn family recombination-promoting nuclease/putative transposase, whose translation MRDSLPPQEHDSTFKFLFEHPKDILFLVKDVIGYSWADQIQPDSIEIVPNEFVDEQFLQKRADVIAKAKLKDREVYFYILIENQSTVVKDMPERLLKYMILLWAKKIREGVKKLPAIIPIVTYNGLEKDWDISQEIISEFDVFKDDIFRYALVNISKLDAKTLLQEENDVLSPVVFYLEQVRDDTEKLIERLKEVVPKLQSLSQTNVERFLIWAGNVIRPRFPKEEREKYDKLAQELKQGGVSKMGEFVSNVARLLDEAQMRKFNEGIQQGMQKGKLEGRLEVARKLIQRGFSDEDIADITELDVERIKELRQELIN comes from the coding sequence ATGCGTGATAGTTTGCCACCACAGGAACATGATTCAACCTTTAAGTTTCTGTTTGAACACCCAAAAGATATCCTTTTTCTTGTAAAAGATGTTATTGGCTACAGCTGGGCAGACCAAATACAACCGGATTCGATTGAAATTGTTCCGAACGAATTTGTAGATGAGCAGTTTTTACAAAAAAGAGCAGATGTCATAGCAAAGGCAAAACTGAAAGACAGAGAAGTATATTTCTACATCCTCATTGAGAACCAGTCAACTGTAGTAAAAGACATGCCAGAAAGACTTCTAAAGTACATGATTTTGCTCTGGGCAAAGAAAATCAGAGAAGGTGTAAAGAAACTTCCAGCAATAATCCCAATTGTGACATACAATGGTCTTGAAAAAGACTGGGATATTTCGCAGGAGATAATCAGCGAATTCGATGTTTTCAAAGATGACATTTTCAGGTATGCACTTGTAAACATTTCAAAATTAGATGCAAAGACGCTACTGCAAGAAGAAAATGATGTCCTGAGCCCGGTAGTATTCTATTTGGAACAAGTAAGGGACGATACAGAAAAGTTAATCGAGAGGCTAAAAGAAGTTGTGCCAAAACTACAAAGCCTCAGTCAGACCAACGTGGAAAGGTTTTTGATATGGGCGGGAAATGTAATTCGCCCGAGGTTCCCAAAAGAAGAAAGGGAAAAGTATGATAAACTTGCTCAGGAGCTAAAGCAGGGGGGAGTGAGCAAGATGGGCGAGTTTGTATCAAACGTTGCAAGACTTCTGGATGAAGCACAAATGAGAAAGTTCAATGAAGGAATTCAGCAAGGAATGCAGAAGGGGAAACTTGAAGGAAGACTTGAAGTTGCCAGAAAACTGATTCAGAGAGGATTCAGCGACGAAGATATTGCAGATATTACAGAATTGGATGTAGAGAGAATAAAGGAACTGAGGCAGGAACTGATTAATTAG
- a CDS encoding DUF6809 family protein, with product MTVQYPKTKDVIVELIENLVYDAIYEHHADLEEDEQWQKLQEEIQQIMKTLKQLIPPQQHSLLDELMDKIFYMNSLAELNAYKFGLFDGAKLLNSLTTGEILQFVSS from the coding sequence ATGACTGTTCAGTACCCCAAAACAAAGGATGTTATTGTGGAGTTAATTGAGAATCTTGTTTATGATGCGATATATGAGCACCATGCCGACCTTGAAGAAGATGAGCAGTGGCAAAAACTTCAGGAAGAAATACAGCAAATCATGAAAACTTTAAAACAGCTTATACCGCCACAGCAGCACAGCCTTTTGGATGAACTCATGGATAAAATTTTTTACATGAACAGTCTGGCCGAGCTAAATGCTTACAAATTCGGCCTTTTTGATGGTGCAAAGCTCCTAAATTCTTTAACAACCGGTGAAATTTTGCAGTTTGTATCTTCATAG
- a CDS encoding ATP-binding protein: MTNMRNFMNGDDFFRFVRDENKPPVRCEYCGRLLYYVYPVVGGRQSSAGFYETCDCEGVKQREVEEERKYIEELQQKAKLARVEKLLSQSNLGRRFRERTFENFRFELNPEAYRVALDYAQNFEVYAHKGQGLIFTGSFGVGKTHLAAAIANYLIIHKSVPVVFGSVSFLLGELKRAYELEAISADRIEKQLCTVDLLVIDDLGKEKPTEWLVEKLYFIINNRYEDYRPVVITTNLTLDEIEQRLNVAGSLAGSAIVSRLVEMCRIVPMHGQDFRLSLRKNAC, translated from the coding sequence ATGACAAATATGCGCAATTTTATGAATGGGGATGATTTTTTCAGGTTTGTGAGGGATGAAAACAAACCACCTGTCAGGTGTGAGTACTGTGGAAGGCTTTTGTACTATGTGTATCCTGTTGTAGGTGGCAGGCAATCTTCTGCGGGATTCTACGAAACATGTGATTGCGAAGGTGTAAAACAAAGGGAAGTTGAGGAAGAGAGGAAGTACATTGAAGAACTTCAGCAAAAGGCAAAGCTTGCCCGGGTGGAGAAGTTGTTGTCCCAATCGAACCTTGGCAGAAGATTCAGGGAACGCACATTTGAAAATTTCAGGTTTGAACTGAACCCTGAAGCCTACCGGGTTGCTCTTGATTATGCACAGAATTTTGAAGTTTATGCCCACAAAGGTCAGGGTCTGATTTTTACGGGCAGTTTTGGTGTTGGCAAGACACATCTGGCTGCTGCGATTGCAAACTATCTAATCATACACAAATCCGTCCCAGTAGTTTTTGGCAGTGTATCTTTTCTTCTGGGCGAACTGAAAAGGGCGTATGAGTTGGAAGCTATTTCAGCGGACAGAATTGAAAAACAACTCTGCACAGTTGACCTTCTAGTTATAGATGACCTGGGCAAGGAGAAACCCACCGAGTGGCTTGTTGAAAAGCTGTATTTCATCATAAACAACAGGTATGAGGATTACCGGCCTGTGGTGATAACAACCAATCTGACACTGGACGAGATTGAGCAAAGGCTGAATGTAGCTGGCAGTTTGGCGGGAAGCGCGATTGTTAGCAGGCTTGTTGAGATGTGCAGGATTGTTCCCATGCACGGTCAGGATTTCAGGTTGAGTTTGAGAAAAAATGCGTGCTGA
- a CDS encoding restriction endonuclease subunit M, whose protein sequence is MGKRDCKRLLRMKEGDENMTKHWKAIILRRFEELDTKNEILTIFDEKDKIIDFSNCIEQHQKQKFEDEAYIRTYLVLKLIKELGYRCEVIELEKKYSIGRPSRKEARLDILVKTKKGHPFMLLECKTPDSFIKEKDDAIENQLFAIAKQEIKGNIKPKYLVLYTIEIENGEILDRAIVIDFEQFPTYEDWKEAGEPSLDEIPADYGIAKKYTYANIEKPDPISGLKPLRKDYTLTDFEKLRVDLHNKLWAGGEADYNDIFYHLIKIMLVKIYDELFTPRGEIYSFQIFYKDDKPETPAELAKRLEDKYKIALKDLLNYDEEKIKEIPLIERDKFTYEKLFYAVEKLQEISLTENVHSKEEDVLGLFFESILQNEFKQSKGQYFTHKNIVRFLIYALELDKLAIYKLNQTYPHFPYIIDPAAGSGTFLIEAMKIITKEVLKNKDKLKLTRALEEKIKDLEDPNRKHHWAEDYIYGIEPNTRLGLAAKLNMILHGDGNMNIFIEDGLMPFKINGKAFYTRKWKGKDVGLLAESEETNIYPKPINGRFDVVMSNPPFSIKIEAMRSYRHIRDTFVFYDKKNSENLFVERWFQLLAPKGRLGVVLPESVFDTKENLYIRNFLYKYFKIKAIISLPKEAFEPYTSTKVSLLIAERKTDEEVKAWEDKWREYANEYNKLRNSKLIKFFIENDKILDSFRKLLDNHNIEIDYSKVLVHDLLDDNLKNEIEAKIPQKNKNKFKDLVEEIESFKNKYKLDELDTEENKEILKRFLKQFYPQEQEFKSFKELLEYVYDDVLEIATLDYPQIEGQNDYCNSWWVFGEVSKHFNYPIFYAEVENIGYKRTKRGEQDKDIPVKDENENIIAFKNDLFKVKAEKVKRTYWVNKGSKVVQEEKEEIIKTDIIIDTENPETVLDYLRKADIWSENPNFNLRCKKK, encoded by the coding sequence ATGGGAAAGAGAGATTGTAAACGATTGCTAAGAATGAAAGAAGGAGATGAAAACATGACAAAACACTGGAAAGCTATAATACTGAGAAGATTTGAAGAACTGGACACTAAAAACGAGATCCTTACAATTTTTGATGAGAAGGACAAAATTATAGATTTTTCAAATTGTATTGAGCAACATCAAAAACAGAAATTTGAAGATGAGGCTTACATAAGAACCTATTTGGTTTTGAAACTCATAAAAGAACTTGGTTACCGATGTGAAGTTATAGAATTAGAAAAAAAGTATTCTATAGGTCGTCCTTCCAGAAAAGAGGCTCGTTTAGATATTCTTGTTAAAACTAAAAAAGGTCATCCGTTTATGTTATTGGAGTGCAAAACCCCAGATAGCTTTATCAAAGAAAAAGACGATGCCATAGAAAATCAACTTTTCGCAATTGCTAAGCAAGAAATAAAAGGAAATATAAAACCCAAATACTTAGTCTTATATACAATTGAGATTGAAAATGGAGAAATTTTAGATAGAGCAATTGTAATAGATTTTGAACAATTCCCAACTTATGAAGATTGGAAAGAAGCAGGAGAACCTTCATTAGATGAGATACCAGCAGATTATGGTATAGCAAAAAAATACACCTATGCTAACATAGAAAAACCAGATCCAATTAGCGGTTTAAAACCCTTAAGGAAGGATTATACTCTTACAGATTTTGAAAAACTAAGAGTAGATCTGCACAACAAATTATGGGCTGGGGGTGAAGCTGATTATAACGACATCTTTTATCATTTAATCAAAATCATGCTTGTTAAGATATACGATGAGTTATTTACGCCTAGAGGGGAAATTTACAGCTTTCAAATATTTTATAAGGATGACAAACCGGAAACTCCGGCAGAACTGGCAAAAAGATTAGAAGATAAATACAAAATCGCATTAAAAGATCTTTTAAACTATGATGAAGAAAAAATAAAAGAAATACCTTTGATTGAGAGAGATAAATTCACTTATGAGAAACTATTTTATGCTGTAGAAAAACTCCAAGAAATTTCCTTAACGGAGAATGTCCATAGTAAAGAAGAAGATGTCTTAGGTTTATTTTTTGAGAGCATATTACAGAACGAATTTAAACAGAGTAAAGGACAGTATTTTACTCATAAGAATATTGTTAGATTCCTAATTTATGCATTAGAGTTAGATAAATTAGCAATATACAAGCTGAATCAAACATATCCACACTTTCCATATATTATAGACCCTGCCGCCGGTAGTGGTACATTTCTCATTGAAGCAATGAAAATTATTACAAAAGAGGTGCTGAAAAATAAAGATAAATTGAAACTTACTCGAGCTTTAGAAGAAAAAATAAAAGACTTAGAAGATCCAAACAGAAAACATCATTGGGCAGAAGATTACATTTATGGGATTGAACCGAACACCCGTTTAGGTTTAGCGGCCAAACTAAATATGATTCTTCATGGCGATGGAAATATGAATATTTTCATTGAAGATGGTCTAATGCCCTTCAAAATAAACGGTAAAGCATTTTATACGAGAAAGTGGAAAGGAAAAGATGTTGGTTTATTGGCTGAAAGTGAAGAAACAAATATTTATCCAAAGCCGATAAACGGACGTTTTGATGTAGTGATGTCAAATCCGCCTTTCTCTATAAAGATTGAGGCGATGAGGTCCTACAGACATATAAGAGATACCTTTGTCTTTTATGATAAAAAAAATTCGGAGAACCTATTTGTAGAAAGATGGTTCCAACTATTAGCACCTAAAGGGAGATTGGGAGTTGTCTTGCCGGAAAGCGTTTTTGATACCAAGGAAAATTTATATATCAGGAATTTCCTTTATAAGTATTTCAAAATAAAGGCTATTATCAGCCTGCCTAAGGAAGCTTTTGAACCTTACACATCAACGAAGGTTAGTTTGCTAATTGCGGAAAGAAAAACTGATGAAGAAGTTAAAGCATGGGAGGATAAATGGAGAGAGTATGCAAACGAATACAATAAATTAAGGAATTCAAAATTAATTAAGTTTTTCATAGAGAACGATAAAATTCTTGACTCTTTCAGAAAACTTTTAGACAACCATAATATTGAGATAGATTATTCAAAAGTTCTGGTTCATGATTTACTGGATGATAATTTGAAAAATGAAATTGAAGCAAAAATACCACAGAAGAATAAAAATAAATTTAAGGATTTGGTAGAGGAAATAGAATCCTTTAAAAATAAGTATAAACTGGACGAGTTAGACACTGAAGAAAATAAGGAAATTCTGAAGAGATTTCTGAAACAATTTTACCCACAAGAGCAAGAGTTTAAGAGTTTTAAAGAACTCTTAGAATATGTTTATGATGATGTTCTAGAAATAGCTACTTTGGACTATCCACAAATTGAAGGGCAAAACGACTACTGCAATAGCTGGTGGGTCTTCGGAGAAGTATCTAAACACTTCAATTATCCAATATTCTACGCTGAAGTTGAAAATATTGGATATAAAAGAACAAAGAGAGGCGAACAAGACAAAGATATTCCAGTAAAAGATGAAAATGAGAATATTATTGCTTTTAAAAACGATTTATTTAAAGTTAAAGCTGAAAAAGTAAAGAGGACATATTGGGTTAACAAAGGAAGTAAAGTGGTTCAGGAAGAGAAAGAGGAAATTATTAAAACTGACATAATAATAGATACAGAAAATCCGGAAACAGTGCTTGATTATCTAAGGAAAGCGGATATTTGGTCAGAAAATCCAAATTTTAACTTGAGGTGCAAGAAAAAATGA
- a CDS encoding restriction endonuclease subunit S: MKIHIKNLSELTNNSYLRADFKFAYYYDTSFVRLKAKWKESFKLRQIVSRIRNGKDFSKKVYADYETDTCYIRVNNLKPMGEFTGEDIIFLRDEEIEKFFNLFIDEGDFLITRSGTVGIAFKFIRHDLPEYIRDKNFMPAGYIIVIKVHNLFDDEYLKYFLYSSISRRYFEALACGKSQQNISQADLGKWLVPLQILKNIPVNEIKEKEQEISKLKTQIKEPKIIVSEVFGKYFKLDLKQYSDLEKKHIFEENLFNLSRATQLRSSLKFHHPRSDFVLGKLKEFKTVKLKQLLREPVRRGVQPEYKEEGEVMVVKTANLKNSYIDLSEVEYVSSEFFQKNKKKAGIKYLDVLIASTGTGSIGKVDIWESDEEALVDGHISILRVDQDKVNPRYLTYYLRSLFGYSQIEANFSGMSNQIEIYPNDIEKFDILLPDKTIQEQIVKEIETKLNAQKKIAEQIERLKQEIDNLIEKAILEENKNL, translated from the coding sequence ATGAAGATACATATTAAAAATCTGTCTGAACTAACTAATAATTCATACCTAAGAGCAGATTTTAAATTTGCATATTATTACGACACATCTTTTGTTAGATTAAAAGCTAAATGGAAGGAAAGTTTTAAACTAAGACAAATAGTATCCAGAATTAGGAATGGAAAAGATTTTAGTAAGAAAGTATATGCAGATTATGAAACAGATACTTGCTACATAAGAGTGAACAATTTAAAGCCAATGGGAGAATTTACTGGAGAAGATATTATTTTTCTGAGAGATGAAGAAATTGAAAAATTCTTTAACTTGTTTATTGATGAAGGTGATTTCCTGATTACACGTTCAGGGACTGTTGGGATAGCCTTTAAATTTATAAGGCATGACTTACCAGAATATATAAGGGATAAAAATTTCATGCCTGCCGGCTATATCATCGTTATAAAAGTTCACAACCTGTTTGATGATGAATATCTAAAATACTTCCTATATTCATCAATTAGCAGGAGATATTTTGAAGCACTTGCTTGTGGAAAGAGCCAGCAAAATATATCTCAAGCTGATCTGGGAAAATGGTTAGTTCCTTTACAGATTTTAAAAAATATTCCCGTTAATGAAATAAAAGAAAAAGAGCAAGAAATCTCTAAACTTAAAACTCAAATCAAAGAACCTAAGATTATTGTAAGTGAAGTTTTCGGCAAATACTTTAAACTTGATCTTAAACAATATTCGGATTTAGAGAAGAAACATATATTTGAAGAAAATCTATTTAACTTATCTAGAGCTACACAGTTAAGGAGTTCTCTAAAGTTTCATCATCCGAGATCTGATTTTGTTTTAGGGAAACTAAAAGAGTTCAAGACTGTAAAACTGAAACAATTATTGCGGGAACCTGTGAGAAGAGGTGTTCAACCTGAATATAAAGAAGAGGGGGAAGTTATGGTTGTTAAAACCGCTAACCTCAAAAACAGTTACATAGATTTATCTGAAGTCGAATATGTTAGTAGTGAATTTTTCCAGAAAAACAAAAAGAAAGCAGGAATAAAATATTTGGATGTCTTAATAGCATCTACAGGAACAGGCTCAATAGGTAAAGTTGATATTTGGGAGAGTGACGAAGAAGCTTTAGTTGATGGACATATATCTATTTTAAGAGTTGATCAAGATAAAGTAAATCCTCGTTATTTGACTTATTACTTAAGGAGCTTATTTGGATATTCTCAAATAGAAGCCAATTTTAGTGGTATGTCTAACCAGATAGAAATATATCCCAATGATATAGAAAAGTTTGACATTTTGCTTCCTGATAAAACTATACAAGAACAAATAGTTAAAGAAATAGAAACAAAACTTAATGCCCAGAAAAAAATTGCTGAGCAAATAGAAAGACTAAAACAAGAAATAGATAATTTGATAGAAAAAGCGATTTTAGAGGAAAATAAAAATCTTTGA
- a CDS encoding type II toxin-antitoxin system HicB family antitoxin: MLFTVVVSKEDNWYIAKCIENSVASQGKTIEEAIANLKEALELYYEGEEIQKPQMPPLITTIEVAV, encoded by the coding sequence ATGTTGTTTACAGTAGTAGTAAGCAAAGAAGACAACTGGTATATAGCTAAGTGCATAGAAAACAGTGTAGCTTCACAGGGAAAAACTATCGAAGAAGCAATAGCTAACTTAAAGGAAGCTCTTGAACTTTACTATGAAGGGGAAGAAATACAAAAACCACAGATGCCACCGCTAATAACTACAATAGAGGTGGCAGTATAA
- a CDS encoding type II toxin-antitoxin system HicA family toxin, whose protein sequence is MSPKYPVLKPQEIIRALKKAGFKEVSQRGSHLKLKKENPTRIVIIPMHEEVARGTLKSILEQAGISLEEFLELL, encoded by the coding sequence GTGTCGCCAAAATATCCTGTACTGAAGCCCCAGGAGATAATAAGAGCACTCAAAAAAGCCGGGTTCAAGGAAGTATCACAAAGAGGCAGTCATCTCAAGCTAAAGAAAGAGAATCCGACAAGGATTGTAATTATCCCAATGCATGAAGAAGTTGCAAGAGGAACATTAAAAAGTATTTTAGAACAAGCGGGAATAAGTCTGGAAGAGTTTTTGGAACTTCTTTAA
- a CDS encoding helix-turn-helix domain-containing protein, with protein MKEEVYKKIGEKLRELRKQRGFTQEQVAKYLGITQEQLSYYETGAREISVATLQALARLYGCDYNYLLSDDEQLNTQVAINFRADEIADEDLEVIAFANEFVMNLDMMYRMCEEIENE; from the coding sequence ATGAAAGAAGAGGTATACAAGAAAATAGGTGAAAAACTTCGAGAGTTGAGAAAACAAAGAGGTTTTACTCAAGAGCAGGTTGCAAAATACCTGGGTATTACTCAGGAACAACTTTCATATTATGAAACTGGAGCAAGAGAAATAAGCGTTGCTACATTGCAGGCTCTTGCAAGGTTATATGGTTGTGATTACAACTACCTTTTAAGCGACGATGAACAATTAAACACACAGGTTGCAATTAATTTCAGAGCTGATGAAATTGCAGACGAAGATCTTGAGGTTATAGCTTTTGCCAATGAGTTTGTAATGAACCTTGATATGATGTACAGGATGTGTGAGGAGATAGAAAATGAGTAA
- a CDS encoding ImmA/IrrE family metallo-endopeptidase: MSNIAELRALETRKELGLAFYEPVDIFKVLHEIEGISVVIMEMSNKMSGLFTRKGKANLIVINSRKSLGHQRFTAAHEYYHFKYGKGVVSRICPIRKFADDNPEEREANIFALNLLVPADGLKYVLQKKTKGKQIGISDIIFLEQYFGVSHQCMLIRLRELGIINEQQKKEFSQNVITKAKEYGYSTQLYKDTSDKEIQVYSEYAELARKLLEAGRISYGKYEELLIEGGYAPLLFEPQQDTEGEINEFEDANSF; encoded by the coding sequence ATGAGTAATATTGCAGAGCTTAGAGCACTGGAAACAAGAAAAGAACTTGGGCTTGCATTTTATGAACCGGTTGACATTTTTAAAGTCCTTCATGAGATTGAAGGTATATCAGTTGTGATTATGGAAATGAGCAACAAGATGTCAGGTTTATTTACTCGAAAAGGCAAAGCAAACCTGATAGTAATCAATTCAAGAAAGAGTCTGGGACATCAGAGGTTTACAGCCGCACATGAATACTACCACTTCAAGTATGGCAAAGGCGTTGTAAGCAGGATCTGCCCAATAAGAAAGTTCGCAGATGACAACCCGGAAGAAAGAGAAGCAAACATTTTTGCTCTCAATCTTTTGGTCCCTGCCGATGGGCTAAAATATGTGCTGCAAAAAAAGACAAAAGGTAAACAGATAGGGATTAGTGATATAATCTTTCTGGAGCAATATTTTGGGGTAAGTCACCAGTGCATGTTAATAAGGTTAAGAGAACTGGGGATAATCAATGAACAGCAGAAAAAAGAGTTTAGCCAGAACGTAATTACCAAAGCAAAAGAATATGGGTATTCTACTCAGCTTTATAAAGACACATCAGATAAAGAAATTCAGGTATATTCAGAGTATGCAGAGCTTGCAAGAAAGCTACTTGAAGCTGGGAGAATTTCATACGGCAAATATGAGGAACTTTTAATAGAGGGCGGATATGCACCTTTGTTGTTTGAACCCCAGCAGGATACAGAAGGTGAAATAAATGAATTTGAAGATGCCAATAGTTTTTGA